In Camelus ferus isolate YT-003-E chromosome 5, BCGSAC_Cfer_1.0, whole genome shotgun sequence, one genomic interval encodes:
- the GPR55 gene encoding G-protein coupled receptor 55 isoform X1 has protein sequence MTLHSSLSCTGPPTGKNMSQLNKNQNCSFSDVDELMKIVQLAVHIPTFLLGLLLNLLAIRGFSSFLKKRWPHHAATSIYMINLAVFDLLLVLSLPFKMALSHVKAPSPTFCTLVECLYFISMYGSIFTICFISLDRFLAIQYPILVNHCRSPRKIFGICCTIWVLVWVGSTPIYSFHGKVEDYICFHNMSDNTWSAKVLFPLEVFGFLLPMSIMGFCSSRSIHILVSRRNHTQDWVKQKACIWTIAASLAVFVVSFFPVHLSFFLQFLVRNDFIVECRAKRNISLFLQLSMCFSNINCCLDVFCYYFVIKEFRTDITAHRPSRVQLVLQDTVTTRG, from the coding sequence GAAAGAACATGAGCCAGCTAAACAAGAACCAGAACTGCTCCTTTAGTGATGTGGATGAGCTGATGAAAATCGTGCAGCTGGCAGTCCACATCCCAACCTTCCTCCTGGGTCTGCTCCTCAATCTGCTCGCCATCCGAGGCTTCAGCTCCTTCCTCAAGAAGAGGTGGCCACACCATGCTGCCACCTCCATCTACATGATCAACCTGGCGGTCTTCGACCTGCTGCTGGTGCTCTCTCTCCCGTTCAAGATGGCCCTGTCCCATGTGAaggctccctcccccaccttctgtACCTTGGTGGAGTGCCTCTACTTCATCAGCATGTACGGGAGCATCTTCACTATCTGCTTCATCAGCCTGGACAGATTCTTGGCCATCCAGTACCCGATCCTGGTCAACCACTGCCGGTCCCCCAGGAAGATCTTTGGGATCTGCTGCACCATCTGGGTCCTGGTGTGGGTTGGGAGTACCCCTATCTATAGCTTCCATGGGAAAGTGGAAGATTACATATGCTTCCACAACATGTCGGACAACACCTGGAGTGCCAAGGTGCTCTTCCCCCTTGAGGTGTTTGGCTTCCTTCTCCCCATGAGCATCATGGGTTTCTGctcctccaggagcatccacaTTCTGGTCAGCCGTCGCAACCACACCCAGGACTGGGTCAAGCAGAAGGCCTGCATCTGGACTATTGCGGCCAGTCTGGCTGTCTTTGTGGTCTCCTTTTTCCCCGTCCACCTGAGTTTCTTCTTGCAGTTCCTGGTGAGGAATGACTTTATTGTGGAGTGCAGAGCTAAGCGGAACATCAGCTTGTTCCTGCAATTATCCATGTGTTTCTCCAACATCAACTGCTGCCTGGATGTTTTCTGCTATTACTTTGTCATCAAAGAATTCCGCACGGACATCACGGCCCACCGGCCTTCCAGGGTCCAGCTGGTTCTCCAGGATACTGTGACCACCAGGGGCTAA
- the GPR55 gene encoding G-protein coupled receptor 55 isoform X2 codes for MSQLNKNQNCSFSDVDELMKIVQLAVHIPTFLLGLLLNLLAIRGFSSFLKKRWPHHAATSIYMINLAVFDLLLVLSLPFKMALSHVKAPSPTFCTLVECLYFISMYGSIFTICFISLDRFLAIQYPILVNHCRSPRKIFGICCTIWVLVWVGSTPIYSFHGKVEDYICFHNMSDNTWSAKVLFPLEVFGFLLPMSIMGFCSSRSIHILVSRRNHTQDWVKQKACIWTIAASLAVFVVSFFPVHLSFFLQFLVRNDFIVECRAKRNISLFLQLSMCFSNINCCLDVFCYYFVIKEFRTDITAHRPSRVQLVLQDTVTTRG; via the coding sequence ATGAGCCAGCTAAACAAGAACCAGAACTGCTCCTTTAGTGATGTGGATGAGCTGATGAAAATCGTGCAGCTGGCAGTCCACATCCCAACCTTCCTCCTGGGTCTGCTCCTCAATCTGCTCGCCATCCGAGGCTTCAGCTCCTTCCTCAAGAAGAGGTGGCCACACCATGCTGCCACCTCCATCTACATGATCAACCTGGCGGTCTTCGACCTGCTGCTGGTGCTCTCTCTCCCGTTCAAGATGGCCCTGTCCCATGTGAaggctccctcccccaccttctgtACCTTGGTGGAGTGCCTCTACTTCATCAGCATGTACGGGAGCATCTTCACTATCTGCTTCATCAGCCTGGACAGATTCTTGGCCATCCAGTACCCGATCCTGGTCAACCACTGCCGGTCCCCCAGGAAGATCTTTGGGATCTGCTGCACCATCTGGGTCCTGGTGTGGGTTGGGAGTACCCCTATCTATAGCTTCCATGGGAAAGTGGAAGATTACATATGCTTCCACAACATGTCGGACAACACCTGGAGTGCCAAGGTGCTCTTCCCCCTTGAGGTGTTTGGCTTCCTTCTCCCCATGAGCATCATGGGTTTCTGctcctccaggagcatccacaTTCTGGTCAGCCGTCGCAACCACACCCAGGACTGGGTCAAGCAGAAGGCCTGCATCTGGACTATTGCGGCCAGTCTGGCTGTCTTTGTGGTCTCCTTTTTCCCCGTCCACCTGAGTTTCTTCTTGCAGTTCCTGGTGAGGAATGACTTTATTGTGGAGTGCAGAGCTAAGCGGAACATCAGCTTGTTCCTGCAATTATCCATGTGTTTCTCCAACATCAACTGCTGCCTGGATGTTTTCTGCTATTACTTTGTCATCAAAGAATTCCGCACGGACATCACGGCCCACCGGCCTTCCAGGGTCCAGCTGGTTCTCCAGGATACTGTGACCACCAGGGGCTAA